In Labilithrix sp., a single genomic region encodes these proteins:
- a CDS encoding alpha/beta hydrolase, with translation MTEAEAIPVATALPRPVARRWDSIRVVGAAVGAMLRALVRRLFGRGVNPKWPLGLELVIAATRGSWSVMPAIGMVRWRNVGEAMSPLKTDDLTPRFVNVSAEGGRPLYAAWLEPPDAGASVLLYFHGGGFVFGSLRTHGEMIGALARAARARTLSLEYRLAPEHPAPAAVTDAVAAYRYLLDRGVAPANVALAGDSAGGTLTIATLIALRDEGLPLPGAAVAISPWVDLACSGASFDENARYDFVGKEHCQLAARHYAASADVAALSPFAASLAGLPPLLVQAGSLETLVDQIRVFAARAKDAGNAVTYAEYPEMVHVWHLLRRMTPEGTKAIDEAGAFIRTHTAVST, from the coding sequence ATGACCGAAGCGGAGGCGATCCCCGTCGCGACGGCCTTGCCGCGTCCAGTCGCGCGGCGATGGGACTCGATCCGCGTGGTCGGCGCGGCGGTGGGCGCGATGCTCCGCGCGCTCGTGCGCCGCCTCTTCGGACGCGGCGTCAACCCGAAGTGGCCGCTCGGGCTCGAGCTCGTCATCGCGGCGACGCGCGGCTCGTGGTCCGTCATGCCCGCGATCGGAATGGTCCGCTGGCGCAACGTGGGCGAGGCGATGAGCCCGCTGAAGACCGACGACCTCACCCCTCGCTTCGTGAACGTGAGCGCGGAGGGAGGGCGTCCGCTCTACGCCGCGTGGCTCGAGCCGCCCGACGCGGGCGCGTCGGTGCTCCTCTACTTCCACGGCGGCGGGTTCGTCTTCGGATCGCTGCGCACGCACGGCGAGATGATCGGCGCGCTCGCCCGCGCCGCGCGCGCCCGCACGCTCTCGCTCGAGTACCGCCTCGCGCCGGAGCACCCCGCCCCCGCCGCGGTGACGGACGCGGTGGCGGCGTACCGCTACCTGCTCGATCGCGGCGTCGCGCCCGCGAACGTCGCGCTCGCGGGCGACTCCGCCGGCGGGACGCTCACGATCGCGACGCTCATCGCGCTCCGCGACGAAGGGCTGCCGCTCCCCGGCGCCGCGGTCGCGATCAGCCCGTGGGTCGACCTCGCCTGCTCGGGCGCGAGCTTCGACGAGAACGCGCGCTACGACTTCGTGGGCAAGGAGCACTGCCAGCTCGCCGCGCGTCACTACGCGGCGTCGGCCGACGTGGCCGCGCTCTCGCCCTTCGCCGCGTCGCTCGCGGGCCTGCCGCCGCTCCTCGTGCAGGCCGGATCGCTCGAGACGCTCGTCGATCAGATCCGCGTCTTCGCGGCGCGCGCGAAGGACGCGGGCAACGCCGTGACCTACGCCGAGTACCCGGAGATGGTGCACGTCTGGCACCTCCTCCGCAGGATGACGCCGGAGGGCACGAAGGCGATCGACGAGGCGGGCGCCTTCATCCGCACGCACACGGCTGTGTCCACCTGA
- a CDS encoding TetR/AcrR family transcriptional regulator produces the protein MNGFSRGERKEETRRRILDVARRHFERDGYEGASFRAIAEEAGVAIGTLSLHFGDKKGMLHAALYDDLEEAIAICLTRGKRGSLVTRLADIMAPAYAYYARRPELSRTLLESSLFAASPWKERFGSQVERVHVRIAAVVGAARERGEIARDTDVTLFATAVFSFYYMALIAWAQGLLPAPLVLFRAMVEQHVRGARP, from the coding sequence GTGAACGGGTTCAGTCGGGGGGAGCGGAAAGAGGAGACTAGGCGTCGGATCCTCGACGTCGCGCGGAGGCACTTCGAGCGTGATGGGTACGAGGGAGCGAGCTTCCGCGCGATCGCGGAGGAGGCTGGGGTCGCGATCGGGACGCTCTCGCTGCATTTCGGAGACAAGAAAGGGATGCTTCATGCCGCGCTCTACGACGACCTCGAGGAGGCGATCGCGATCTGCCTCACGCGCGGGAAGCGCGGCTCTCTCGTGACGCGTCTGGCCGACATCATGGCGCCGGCCTACGCGTACTACGCGCGGCGCCCGGAGCTCTCGCGCACGCTCCTCGAGAGCTCGCTCTTCGCCGCGTCGCCGTGGAAGGAGCGCTTCGGCAGCCAGGTCGAGCGCGTTCACGTGCGGATCGCCGCCGTCGTCGGCGCGGCGCGCGAGCGCGGAGAGATCGCGCGCGACACGGACGTGACCCTCTTCGCGACCGCGGTCTTCTCGTTCTATTACATGGCGCTCATCGCCTGGGCGCAGGGGCTCCTCCCGGCGCCGCTCGTGCTCTTCCGCGCGATGGTGGAGCAGCACGTGCGCGGGGCGCGGCCATGA
- a CDS encoding sigma 54-dependent Fis family transcriptional regulator produces the protein MKHLSDFETNALTDVPTKTIRVKSAHVSVTNGPDAGRSARIDRPSFLIGTGPTADLRLSDDTVSREHLRFTLQEDGIHVRDVGSRNGTWLGTVRMNDVVVAQSTSFLAGSTTIALDVEAAVDLPISATSQFGGAIGESTAMRHLFALLERAAQTEVSVLIEGESGVGKDVLANGIHAASARADGPFVALDCGAIPHNLIESELFGHERGAFTGADRSREGAFVQAHGGTLFLDEIGELPLEMQPKLLRALEAREVRPLGGRGTRSVDVRIVAATNRNLSEAANANEFRRDLFYRLAVLRVGVPPLRERKEDVLPLAYAFLSRIPGFEDTRLSPDLEAMLLSYPWPGNVRELRNVIQRYTVLGPNAAGLFGEPGEARAGGASGDDLAHLPYLEAKAVAIERFERAYLPAVLARAGNVVVRAAELAGVRRGSFHRMLHRIRSPHGADE, from the coding sequence ATGAAACACCTCTCGGACTTCGAGACCAACGCGCTCACCGACGTCCCGACGAAGACGATTCGCGTGAAGTCCGCGCACGTCTCGGTCACGAACGGACCCGACGCCGGGCGCAGCGCGCGCATCGATCGTCCGAGCTTCCTCATCGGGACGGGGCCGACCGCCGATCTCCGCCTGAGCGACGACACCGTCTCGCGCGAGCACCTCCGCTTCACGCTCCAAGAGGACGGGATCCACGTCCGCGACGTCGGGAGCCGCAACGGGACGTGGCTCGGCACCGTGCGCATGAACGACGTCGTCGTCGCGCAGTCGACGTCGTTCCTCGCCGGCAGCACGACGATCGCGCTCGACGTCGAGGCCGCGGTCGACCTCCCGATCTCGGCGACCTCGCAGTTCGGCGGCGCGATCGGCGAGTCGACCGCGATGCGCCACCTCTTCGCGCTGCTCGAGCGCGCGGCGCAGACGGAGGTCAGCGTCCTCATCGAGGGCGAGAGCGGCGTCGGCAAGGACGTCCTCGCGAACGGCATCCACGCCGCGAGCGCGCGCGCCGACGGCCCCTTCGTCGCGCTCGACTGCGGGGCGATCCCGCACAACCTGATCGAGAGCGAGCTCTTCGGGCACGAGCGCGGCGCGTTCACGGGCGCGGACCGCTCGCGCGAGGGCGCGTTCGTGCAGGCCCACGGCGGCACGTTGTTCCTCGACGAGATCGGCGAGCTCCCGCTCGAGATGCAGCCCAAGCTCCTCCGCGCGCTCGAGGCGCGGGAGGTCCGGCCGCTCGGCGGCCGCGGCACGAGGAGCGTCGACGTGCGCATCGTCGCCGCGACGAACCGGAACCTCAGCGAAGCCGCGAACGCGAACGAGTTCCGGCGCGACCTCTTCTACCGCCTCGCGGTCCTCCGCGTCGGCGTCCCGCCGCTCCGCGAGCGCAAGGAGGACGTCCTCCCGCTCGCGTACGCGTTCCTCTCCCGCATCCCCGGCTTCGAGGACACGCGCCTCTCACCCGACCTCGAGGCGATGCTGCTCTCGTACCCGTGGCCCGGCAACGTGCGCGAGCTCCGCAACGTCATCCAGCGCTACACGGTGCTCGGCCCGAACGCGGCCGGCCTCTTCGGCGAGCCCGGCGAGGCGCGCGCCGGCGGCGCCAGCGGCGACGACCTCGCGCACCTGCCGTACCTCGAGGCGAAGGCGGTCGCGATCGAGCGCTTCGAGCGCGCGTACCTCCCCGCCGTCCTCGCGCGCGCCGGCAACGTCGTCGTCCGCGCGGCGGAGCTCGCCGGCGTCCGCCGCGGCAGCTTCCACCGCATGCTACACCGCATCCGCTCGCCCCACGGCGCGGACGAGTAG
- a CDS encoding serine/threonine protein kinase produces the protein MIPRAELPAGAPAQELTPGTRLGRYELLCKIAEGGMAQVWAAEQTGDLGFRKLIALKTIRPDFAHDASFRAMFLDEAQLASRIRHANVVEVLDLGADGDIVYQAMALIEGTSLSEWGRTIRIPIGVAVRIAIDMLRGLHAAHELRDDDGNPLGLVHRDVSPQNVLVGIDGVAKLADFGIAKAFGRVTEETVVGEVKGKLGYIGPEQLRGFPAAPQSDLFSAGVVFWELLTTDRLFRMPPSAPVSMRESMKVRDPRTVVREIPASIAEIVMHALRDDPFERYETSLEMADALEEAVRREGIDATHRHVAAQLERDLGAKIATRREQLRLTKKRQHMVGPPTPRNALEERKMLENAATIEAPTEMLEHTRAHEPVPYRPPMMHEAMTDSVAVAEPQLLYAPTETPRRKSSGGHTLPLLLAAMLMIAVIVGVGVMRREPPPPTPVVAPVTAVEPPAPPATATPPTAATATPPTAGASSAATATPPTGVGAPSAPPVASSAPAAIHRPILPHGRARPAPAPKPAPSPAAAAPRFENPY, from the coding sequence GTGATCCCTCGAGCCGAGCTGCCTGCTGGGGCCCCCGCGCAGGAGCTCACGCCCGGCACGCGGCTCGGGCGCTACGAGCTGCTCTGCAAGATCGCAGAAGGCGGCATGGCGCAGGTGTGGGCGGCGGAGCAGACGGGCGATCTCGGGTTCCGGAAGCTCATCGCGCTGAAGACGATCCGCCCCGACTTCGCGCACGACGCGTCGTTCCGCGCGATGTTCCTCGACGAGGCGCAGCTCGCCTCGCGCATCCGGCACGCCAACGTCGTCGAGGTGCTCGACCTCGGCGCCGACGGGGACATCGTCTACCAGGCGATGGCGCTCATCGAGGGCACGTCGCTCAGCGAGTGGGGGCGAACGATCCGGATCCCGATCGGCGTCGCGGTGCGGATCGCGATCGACATGCTGCGCGGCTTGCACGCGGCGCACGAGCTGCGGGACGACGACGGGAACCCGCTCGGCCTCGTCCACCGGGACGTCTCCCCGCAGAACGTCCTCGTCGGCATCGACGGCGTCGCGAAGCTCGCGGACTTCGGGATCGCGAAGGCGTTCGGCCGCGTGACGGAGGAGACCGTCGTCGGCGAGGTGAAGGGGAAGCTCGGGTACATCGGGCCCGAGCAGCTCCGCGGTTTTCCGGCCGCGCCGCAGAGCGATCTGTTCTCCGCCGGCGTCGTGTTCTGGGAGCTGCTCACGACCGATCGCCTCTTCCGCATGCCGCCCTCCGCGCCGGTGTCGATGCGCGAGAGCATGAAGGTGCGCGATCCGCGGACGGTCGTGCGCGAGATCCCCGCGTCGATCGCCGAGATCGTGATGCACGCGCTGCGCGACGATCCGTTCGAGCGCTACGAGACGTCGCTCGAGATGGCCGACGCGCTCGAAGAAGCGGTCCGGCGCGAAGGGATCGACGCGACCCACCGCCACGTCGCGGCGCAGCTCGAGCGCGATCTCGGCGCGAAGATCGCGACGCGCCGCGAGCAGCTCCGCCTCACGAAGAAGCGCCAGCACATGGTCGGCCCGCCCACGCCGCGCAACGCGCTCGAGGAGCGCAAGATGCTCGAGAACGCCGCGACGATCGAGGCGCCCACCGAGATGCTCGAGCACACGCGCGCGCACGAGCCGGTGCCGTACCGGCCGCCGATGATGCACGAGGCGATGACGGACTCCGTCGCCGTCGCGGAGCCGCAGCTCCTCTACGCGCCGACGGAGACGCCAAGGCGAAAGAGCAGCGGCGGCCACACGCTGCCGCTCCTCCTCGCGGCCATGTTGATGATCGCCGTCATCGTCGGCGTCGGCGTGATGCGCCGCGAGCCCCCTCCCCCGACGCCGGTCGTCGCACCGGTCACCGCCGTGGAACCTCCAGCGCCGCCCGCCACCGCGACGCCGCCGACCGCCGCCACCGCGACGCCTCCGACCGCCGGCGCGTCGTCCGCCGCCACCGCGACGCCGCCGACCGGCGTCGGCGCTCCTTCCGCGCCGCCCGTGGCGAGCAGCGCGCCTGCCGCGATCCATCGTCCGATCCTTCCGCACGGGCGCGCGCGACCAGCGCCTGCGCCGAAGCCCGCACCTTCACCGGCCGCCGCCGCGCCTCGCTTCGAGAACCCGTATTGA